One window of Tenacibaculum maritimum NCIMB 2154 genomic DNA carries:
- a CDS encoding GNAT family N-acetyltransferase translates to MKNQYLFKSERLGFRKWKESDLSEFAKINADLDVMEHFPKPLTKKETADFIKRANNQYNKNGCCYFAIEILKSGEFIGFIGLALQNYKTDFTPAIDIGWRLKKSAWGKGFATEGAGRCIEFGFQKLNLKNIISFCTEKNKNSENVMKKIGMKKIGTFNHPKLNKYPKYEKCICYEITQKAWKKHSTSLSR, encoded by the coding sequence TTGAAAAACCAATACCTTTTTAAATCGGAGAGATTAGGGTTTCGTAAATGGAAAGAAAGCGACCTATCTGAATTTGCTAAAATAAATGCAGATTTAGATGTAATGGAACATTTTCCAAAACCCCTAACAAAGAAGGAAACTGCCGATTTTATTAAACGTGCTAATAATCAATACAATAAAAATGGTTGTTGTTATTTTGCTATAGAAATACTAAAAAGTGGTGAGTTTATTGGTTTTATTGGTTTAGCTCTCCAAAACTATAAAACAGATTTCACTCCTGCTATTGATATTGGTTGGCGACTAAAAAAAAGTGCTTGGGGAAAAGGGTTTGCTACAGAAGGAGCTGGCAGATGCATCGAATTTGGTTTTCAAAAACTAAACTTAAAAAATATCATTTCTTTTTGTACCGAAAAAAACAAAAATTCAGAAAATGTGATGAAAAAAATTGGAATGAAAAAAATAGGAACATTTAATCATCCTAAGCTTAATAAATATCCTAAATATGAAAAATGTATCTGTTATGAAATAACCCAAAAAGCGTGGAAAAAACATAGCACTAGCTTATCTCGCTAA
- the rplS gene encoding 50S ribosomal protein L19 encodes MEALIKFVQDEFVTKNELPKFAAGDTITVYYEIREGEKVRTQFFRGVVIQRRGSGLTETFTIRKMSGTVGVERIFPINLPAIQKIEVNKRGVVRRARIFYFRGLTGKKARIKEKRG; translated from the coding sequence ATGGAAGCTTTAATTAAATTTGTACAAGACGAATTTGTAACAAAAAACGAATTACCAAAATTTGCAGCAGGTGATACTATTACAGTGTATTACGAAATTAGAGAAGGAGAAAAAGTACGTACTCAGTTCTTTAGAGGAGTAGTAATCCAACGAAGAGGTAGTGGTTTAACAGAAACTTTTACTATTAGAAAAATGTCTGGTACTGTAGGTGTTGAACGTATCTTCCCTATCAACTTACCTGCCATCCAAAAGATTGAAGTAAACAAAAGAGGTGTTGTTCGTAGAGCTCGTATCTTTTACTTTAGAGGTCTTACTGGTAAGAAAGCTAGAATCAAAGAAAAAAGAGGTTAA
- a CDS encoding methyltransferase domain-containing protein, translated as MKKIKESSTYTYSEGTYNSKNLLARFSHRSRFSVAIKLTLEKEFKSILDYGAGDNKFLKELDLKKGNLIMTAFEPIMENKPIENIEIITKLSDLKKNNFDVISCFETLEHFNESSQLEMLKIFFDKLKDSGRVIISVPIEIGFPSLIKNIRRKSSLKNSIKCFLGIEIPEIRNSEGYIFSHLGFQHKKLEKLISNYFHITKKVNSPFNKLPEQLNSQVFYILEKKC; from the coding sequence ATGAAAAAAATAAAAGAATCCTCTACTTACACTTATTCCGAAGGTACTTATAATAGCAAAAATCTACTGGCAAGATTTTCACACAGATCAAGATTCTCCGTAGCAATTAAGCTTACCCTTGAAAAAGAATTTAAAAGTATTTTAGATTACGGAGCTGGTGATAATAAATTTTTAAAAGAGCTTGATCTTAAAAAAGGCAATTTAATCATGACTGCCTTTGAGCCCATTATGGAAAATAAGCCTATTGAAAATATTGAAATTATTACTAAGCTTAGCGATTTAAAAAAAAATAACTTCGATGTAATTTCTTGCTTTGAAACACTTGAGCATTTCAATGAATCCTCACAATTAGAAATGTTAAAAATATTTTTTGATAAATTAAAGGATAGCGGAAGAGTAATTATTTCTGTACCTATTGAAATTGGATTCCCTTCTTTAATCAAAAATATTCGAAGAAAAAGCTCTTTGAAAAATAGTATTAAATGCTTTCTAGGAATAGAAATTCCTGAAATTAGAAACTCAGAAGGATACATTTTTTCTCATCTTGGCTTCCAACATAAAAAATTAGAAAAATTAATTTCTAATTATTTTCATATTACTAAAAAAGTAAACTCTCCTTTTAACAAACTACCAGAGCAACTAAACTCACAAGTATTCTATATCTTGGAAAAGAAATGTTGA
- a CDS encoding T9SS type A sorting domain-containing protein, whose protein sequence is MRKLYVLLLMIFCVAKGNAQDLKFLWAKQVKTRNFGSGTSIITDFDKNVYTLGRFAKYGDFDPDEGGIVINENSEYANIYLQKRNSAGKHLWVKQIKGTVVKEAHRVITDSEGNVYILGYFRGKIDIDLGEEENWLTSKSDRKYDSFILKLDPAGNTIWVKQIYGGDGKGDIKIGKDNNLYMTNSFSRELSIIKNGKEEFFKTEGDAALVLKMSLEGEYDWIKIFDGKGGIVNAESISTDQNNNVYVSGSFSDLINFDKDSEEGELGANGAIVTYITKLDTEGNFKWAKKIDGDNVRTKGFAMANDQENNLYIAGGFSGKVDMDPNEGVHEVTSLGMANGYVLKWSPKGEFIWVKTTRARGSFCSIEDFVLDSEGNSYGVGTSDGDIIAEYENRTEIIQKKGEKQIFIQKIDVNGKLKSLKGMNVGRGKAEEIHLENDSDLYVTGSFSETVDFDMNGGEKLLTSNDRTDPFTLKMSVGEDEVVVEEEIVEDNYDYVNEVNPQDLELTWAKQIKGADSNSGNYVTTDLNNNTYIVGKFANFTDFNPTEKGGILKTDGERDVYIQKRNSNGKHVWAKQIKGTSARNVGRVITDYENNIYIIGIFKGKADFDLGEGEKWLAAKGNSDIFILKLDPEGNTIWVEQISTGGSFLHQSADTGSIAIGTDNNLYVTGFFRDSLSATIGGQSINFSSERESVFILKMGLDGGLKWANQFEGKGATYANSLSLDQDNSIYISGHFTASVDFDPSAGEYLLQTEGKRERAMFIAKLDTDGNFKWAKKIKGAMVNSGGSLANDARNNLYVSGRFSGTIDINPNEGVYHITALPRYGSNSFILKLTSEGAFLWATPTRSDKFCMLNEIVVDKEGYSYGLGFFSGTIKYGKEDNEKLVSSKGSNQILIQKISPIGTLEWVKGIGAEGADFGMGLHIDNDYNLYATGSFEGEVNFNVNTIEKKLTSGTRRDTFVLKMSIVGDGWSCEEDQEEEVYNLEYVWGKQLKGDSNNEGESITTDCDGNVYVTGSFKGIADFDTYLDGKRLTNGYKEASDIYIQKLTPEGYHVWAKQIMGSSTQQVSRIIADADNNLYVLGTFEGTADFDLGEERLWMTAKYGTDVFVLKLDSDGNTIWAKQIGTGGVPDKGFMQLGKDNHLYVTSSFTGQLTTEVRGSAVQIASEGESLFALKMSLDGEFKWVKHFEGVASGYGTTEALSLDQDNNVYVAGHFGRAMDFDPSEASHILRTESRGATFITKLDKEGSFQWAKMLKNEFMSSAYSIANDLENNVYVSGTFQDELDVNPNEGVHTISSIGNTNNYLIKLDSAGGFLWAMPTQSYLDCRLNEIVLDEYGNSYGIGFFTDDIKIDWECEGDEDEVVASEGESQIFMQKVNAYGGLEWIRAVGSTGGDYGEGFHIDNDYNLYATGSFEGTVDFNVNEIEENLISGKERDTFILKLSLVADEDDCLEEEEEEDDYCEGEGEGEGEGEGEGEGEGVAPDTNDNTIPLGVVVNAYPNPTTSTSVTVNFSLPLPEVTIKVSDAQGRLLHNSLYRNANDIVLPLDDLKGLYFIEMITADAKQTISVVKK, encoded by the coding sequence ATGAGAAAACTGTACGTATTATTATTAATGATTTTTTGTGTAGCAAAAGGAAATGCACAAGATTTGAAGTTCTTGTGGGCAAAACAAGTCAAAACAAGGAATTTTGGAAGCGGAACCTCCATAATTACAGATTTTGATAAGAATGTATATACTTTAGGACGTTTTGCAAAATATGGCGACTTTGATCCAGACGAAGGAGGAATCGTTATAAATGAAAATTCAGAATATGCAAATATATATCTGCAAAAAAGAAATTCAGCAGGAAAACATCTTTGGGTAAAACAAATAAAAGGAACTGTTGTTAAAGAGGCACATCGCGTGATTACTGACTCCGAAGGAAATGTTTATATTTTGGGATATTTCAGAGGAAAAATAGATATAGATTTGGGAGAGGAGGAAAACTGGCTAACTTCAAAAAGTGACAGAAAATATGATTCATTTATTCTAAAATTAGATCCAGCAGGAAATACAATTTGGGTAAAACAAATATATGGAGGTGATGGTAAAGGTGATATTAAAATAGGAAAGGATAATAATCTGTATATGACAAATTCCTTTTCTAGAGAATTATCTATCATAAAAAACGGAAAGGAGGAATTTTTTAAAACGGAGGGAGATGCTGCTTTAGTATTAAAAATGAGCCTTGAAGGGGAGTATGACTGGATAAAAATTTTTGATGGTAAAGGAGGAATTGTTAATGCAGAATCAATTTCTACCGATCAAAATAATAATGTATATGTCTCAGGGTCATTTTCAGACTTAATAAATTTCGATAAAGATTCAGAAGAAGGAGAATTAGGAGCTAATGGAGCTATAGTTACATATATAACTAAATTAGATACTGAAGGAAATTTTAAATGGGCTAAAAAAATAGATGGAGATAATGTTCGTACCAAAGGTTTCGCAATGGCGAACGATCAAGAAAATAATCTTTACATAGCTGGGGGGTTTTCAGGGAAGGTAGATATGGACCCTAATGAAGGAGTTCATGAGGTTACTTCGTTAGGTATGGCAAATGGTTATGTGCTTAAATGGAGTCCGAAAGGTGAATTTATTTGGGTAAAAACAACTAGAGCTCGCGGTAGTTTTTGCAGTATTGAAGATTTTGTACTGGATAGTGAAGGAAATTCGTATGGTGTAGGAACATCTGATGGAGATATAATAGCAGAATATGAAAACCGCACTGAGATCATTCAAAAGAAAGGAGAGAAGCAGATTTTTATCCAAAAGATAGATGTAAATGGAAAATTAAAATCACTTAAAGGAATGAATGTAGGAAGAGGGAAAGCAGAGGAAATCCACTTAGAGAATGACTCGGACTTATATGTTACGGGGAGTTTTTCTGAAACAGTAGATTTTGATATGAATGGAGGAGAAAAGTTATTAACTTCTAATGATAGAACAGATCCTTTTACGTTGAAAATGTCAGTAGGAGAAGATGAAGTAGTAGTTGAAGAAGAAATTGTAGAAGATAACTATGACTATGTAAACGAGGTCAATCCGCAAGATTTAGAGCTAACTTGGGCAAAACAAATAAAAGGGGCAGATAGTAATTCAGGGAATTATGTTACTACAGATCTTAACAATAATACTTATATAGTTGGTAAGTTTGCCAATTTCACAGATTTTAATCCAACTGAAAAAGGAGGAATTTTAAAAACAGATGGAGAGAGAGATGTTTATATTCAAAAACGGAATTCTAATGGAAAGCACGTTTGGGCAAAGCAAATAAAAGGAACTTCTGCTCGAAATGTAGGACGTGTTATTACAGATTATGAGAATAACATTTATATAATAGGGATTTTTAAAGGAAAAGCAGATTTTGATTTAGGAGAAGGAGAAAAATGGTTAGCAGCCAAAGGGAATTCTGATATATTTATTTTAAAACTAGATCCAGAAGGAAATACGATTTGGGTAGAGCAAATAAGTACAGGTGGGTCTTTCCTTCACCAATCAGCAGATACAGGTTCTATAGCAATAGGAACCGATAATAACTTGTATGTAACAGGTTTCTTCAGAGATAGCTTGTCAGCAACAATAGGCGGGCAATCAATTAACTTCAGTTCAGAGAGAGAAAGTGTTTTTATCTTAAAAATGGGACTTGATGGAGGTTTAAAGTGGGCAAATCAGTTTGAAGGAAAAGGAGCGACTTATGCGAACTCTTTATCGTTAGATCAAGACAATAGTATATATATATCTGGTCATTTTACAGCTTCAGTAGATTTTGATCCAAGTGCAGGAGAGTATCTATTACAAACGGAAGGAAAAAGAGAAAGAGCTATGTTTATAGCGAAATTAGATACTGATGGGAATTTTAAATGGGCTAAAAAAATAAAGGGGGCTATGGTGAATTCAGGGGGTTCTTTAGCGAATGATGCTCGTAATAATTTATATGTGTCGGGAAGATTTTCAGGAACGATAGATATAAATCCGAATGAAGGGGTGTATCATATTACAGCATTACCTCGTTATGGAAGCAATAGTTTTATACTTAAATTAACTTCAGAGGGAGCGTTTTTATGGGCAACTCCAACAAGGAGTGATAAGTTTTGTATGTTAAATGAGATTGTTGTTGACAAAGAAGGGTATTCTTATGGATTAGGCTTTTTTAGTGGAACAATAAAATACGGAAAAGAAGACAATGAAAAGCTTGTTTCGTCAAAAGGAAGTAATCAAATACTTATTCAAAAAATTAGCCCAATCGGAACATTAGAATGGGTAAAAGGAATAGGAGCAGAAGGAGCTGATTTTGGGATGGGACTTCATATAGATAATGATTATAATTTATATGCAACAGGATCTTTTGAAGGAGAAGTAAATTTTAATGTCAATACTATTGAAAAAAAATTGACATCAGGAACAAGGAGAGATACATTTGTATTGAAAATGTCTATTGTTGGTGATGGTTGGTCTTGTGAAGAGGATCAAGAAGAGGAGGTATATAACTTAGAATATGTTTGGGGAAAACAATTGAAAGGAGATTCTAATAATGAAGGAGAATCAATAACTACAGATTGTGATGGAAATGTATATGTAACGGGATCTTTTAAAGGAATAGCTGATTTTGATACTTATTTAGATGGTAAGCGATTGACTAATGGTTATAAAGAAGCGAGTGATATTTATATTCAAAAATTAACTCCAGAGGGGTACCATGTTTGGGCAAAGCAAATTATGGGGTCTTCTACACAACAAGTAAGTCGTATTATAGCTGATGCGGATAACAATCTATATGTATTAGGAACGTTTGAAGGTACTGCAGATTTTGATTTGGGAGAAGAGCGATTATGGATGACTGCGAAATATGGTACAGATGTATTTGTATTAAAATTAGATTCAGATGGAAATACTATTTGGGCGAAACAAATAGGAACAGGAGGAGTACCAGATAAAGGTTTTATGCAATTGGGTAAAGACAACCATTTGTATGTAACAAGCTCTTTTACTGGTCAATTAACAACAGAGGTTCGTGGTTCGGCAGTTCAGATAGCTAGTGAAGGAGAGAGTCTTTTTGCGTTAAAGATGAGCTTAGATGGAGAATTTAAATGGGTAAAGCATTTTGAAGGAGTAGCGTCAGGTTATGGAACCACAGAGGCGTTGTCATTAGATCAGGATAACAATGTATATGTTGCAGGGCACTTTGGTCGTGCAATGGATTTTGATCCAAGTGAGGCATCGCATATTTTACGAACAGAGAGTAGGGGAGCTACATTTATAACCAAGTTAGATAAAGAGGGGAGCTTTCAGTGGGCAAAAATGCTTAAGAATGAATTTATGAGTTCGGCTTATAGTATTGCGAATGATTTAGAGAATAATGTGTATGTTTCAGGTACTTTTCAAGATGAATTAGATGTGAATCCAAATGAAGGAGTTCATACAATCAGTTCAATAGGAAATACGAATAACTATTTAATTAAATTAGATTCAGCAGGAGGTTTCTTATGGGCTATGCCAACGCAAAGTTATTTAGATTGTCGTTTGAATGAAATAGTATTAGATGAATATGGAAATAGTTATGGAATAGGATTTTTTACGGATGATATAAAAATAGACTGGGAGTGTGAAGGAGATGAAGATGAGGTTGTGGCATCTGAAGGAGAATCACAAATATTTATGCAAAAGGTAAATGCGTATGGAGGTTTAGAATGGATAAGAGCTGTAGGAAGTACTGGAGGAGATTATGGAGAAGGATTTCATATAGATAATGATTATAATTTATATGCAACCGGATCATTTGAGGGTACCGTTGATTTCAATGTAAATGAAATAGAAGAGAATTTAATTTCAGGAAAAGAGCGAGATACGTTCATATTGAAATTATCTTTAGTAGCAGACGAGGATGATTGTTTAGAAGAGGAAGAAGAAGAGGACGATTATTGTGAAGGAGAAGGAGAAGGAGAAGGAGAAGGAGAAGGAGAAGGAGAAGGAGAAGGAGTTGCTCCTGATACGAATGATAACACTATTCCTTTAGGAGTTGTAGTAAACGCTTATCCGAATCCAACAACATCTACATCGGTTACAGTTAATTTTAGTTTACCATTACCAGAGGTAACAATTAAGGTGTCTGATGCTCAAGGGCGTTTATTACATAATTCATTGTATAGAAATGCAAATGATATAGTATTGCCTTTAGATGATTTGAAAGGTCTTTATTTTATAGAGATGATTACTGCTGATGCAAAGCAAACAATATCAGTAGTTAAGAAGTAG
- a CDS encoding RluA family pseudouridine synthase, protein MTLLETHQVPSLKNPIRLQEYGVGIFKTIPTKSGLKKAIKKGLIRVDKTTATTALFINGNERIELYNSPKNTSHKPFNFPLKILFEDAYLAIIYKPPGILVSGNSFATIDNALLQNLKKSTLSDAVRPRPVHRLDYPTSGLLLVGKTSTSITALNQLFEHKQIQKTYHAVALGKMEQYGTINFPINNKKALTHYKVLQTVPSHRFKFLNLVELSPKTGRKHQLRKHLLAINSPILGDKDYYISNLILKGKGLYLHASSVSFIHPFTEKHIVITKELPKKFLAIFSTS, encoded by the coding sequence TTGACTCTTTTAGAAACTCATCAAGTACCTTCCTTAAAAAACCCTATTCGATTACAAGAATATGGAGTAGGCATTTTTAAAACAATTCCTACCAAATCCGGATTAAAAAAAGCAATAAAAAAAGGACTTATTCGAGTAGATAAAACTACCGCAACAACAGCACTGTTCATTAATGGAAATGAACGTATTGAATTATATAATTCTCCCAAAAACACATCTCATAAACCCTTTAATTTTCCTTTAAAAATTCTTTTTGAAGATGCTTACCTTGCTATCATTTATAAACCTCCTGGCATCTTAGTAAGTGGTAACTCTTTTGCTACTATAGACAATGCTTTACTTCAAAATTTAAAGAAAAGTACTTTATCCGATGCAGTACGCCCAAGGCCTGTACATCGACTTGATTATCCGACTAGTGGATTGCTTTTGGTGGGTAAAACAAGTACTAGTATCACAGCCTTAAATCAATTATTTGAGCACAAACAAATTCAGAAAACATATCATGCCGTAGCACTTGGCAAAATGGAGCAATACGGCACTATTAACTTTCCTATCAATAATAAAAAAGCCCTTACCCATTATAAAGTACTGCAAACTGTCCCTTCGCATCGTTTTAAGTTTTTAAATTTAGTAGAACTATCTCCGAAAACAGGAAGAAAACACCAATTAAGAAAACACCTACTAGCCATTAATTCTCCTATTTTAGGAGATAAAGATTATTACATCTCTAATCTCATATTAAAAGGAAAAGGTCTTTATTTACATGCTTCTTCTGTAAGTTTCATCCACCCTTTTACTGAAAAACATATAGTAATTACTAAAGAACTTCCTAAAAAATTTCTAGCTATATTTTCTACGTCTTGA
- the trmD gene encoding tRNA (guanosine(37)-N1)-methyltransferase TrmD codes for MRIDIITVAPELLKSPFEHSMMKRAIDKGLAEVHFHNLREYGLGNYRQLDDTQFGGGAGMVLMIEPIDKCISKLQSERNYDEIIYMTPDAKTLNQSTANMLSLKENIIILTGHYKGVDQRVRDKFITKEISIGDYVLTGGELAAAILCDAVIRLIPGVLGDEQSALTDSFQDNLLSPPVYTRPSEYNGLKVPEILLSGNFPKIEEWRSKKAYERTQQIRPDLLGE; via the coding sequence ATGCGAATAGATATTATTACTGTAGCTCCAGAACTACTAAAAAGCCCTTTTGAGCACTCCATGATGAAACGTGCTATTGATAAAGGCCTAGCCGAAGTTCATTTCCACAATTTACGGGAATACGGATTAGGAAATTACCGGCAATTAGATGACACTCAATTTGGAGGAGGCGCGGGAATGGTTTTAATGATTGAACCTATTGATAAATGTATTTCTAAACTACAATCAGAAAGAAACTATGATGAAATCATTTACATGACACCAGATGCCAAAACATTAAATCAATCAACTGCTAATATGCTTTCTCTGAAAGAGAATATTATCATATTAACAGGGCACTATAAAGGAGTAGATCAACGTGTGCGTGACAAATTTATCACTAAGGAAATATCTATTGGAGACTATGTATTGACTGGCGGAGAACTAGCTGCCGCCATTCTTTGCGACGCTGTAATTAGACTCATTCCTGGTGTTTTGGGAGATGAGCAATCAGCTTTAACGGATTCTTTTCAAGATAATTTACTGTCTCCTCCTGTATATACACGCCCTTCAGAATATAATGGATTGAAAGTGCCTGAAATACTTCTTTCTGGTAACTTTCCTAAAATAGAAGAATGGAGAAGTAAGAAAGCTTATGAACGTACACAACAAATAAGACCTGATTTATTAGGTGAATAG
- a CDS encoding DUF6882 domain-containing protein — protein MNIFKKLFGKSEEKNSSKKNNTSHFSKTNKVDFKNFTDLINQNAGFTLEKQLNFNDLTKGLAWNIDLNTATLSFDKYHFPIEVIGSLSFNDYSWMWGWANEKSGIPKNLLQSSLILKKMGEEKQIKEFTKGHFKAEEGFEHQMGIVASGLLKADAYFCANYKQGTMVLIIKSDLIPKINEHQLDKILTTFPQVIDGIDLNHKESFKNYLIDRNLELNLQSKNKIEGTKNNRTIVAEFDNLDRLVSLNGTI, from the coding sequence ATGAACATCTTTAAAAAACTATTTGGCAAATCAGAAGAAAAAAATTCTTCCAAAAAAAATAACACCTCCCACTTTTCTAAAACAAACAAGGTAGATTTCAAAAACTTTACAGATTTAATCAACCAAAATGCAGGATTTACCCTTGAAAAACAACTCAATTTTAACGATTTAACAAAGGGACTAGCTTGGAACATCGACTTAAACACAGCTACTTTATCCTTTGATAAATATCATTTTCCTATTGAGGTAATAGGCTCTTTATCATTCAATGATTACTCTTGGATGTGGGGATGGGCTAATGAGAAAAGTGGAATCCCTAAAAACCTTCTACAAAGCTCATTAATATTAAAAAAAATGGGAGAAGAAAAACAAATTAAAGAATTTACAAAAGGGCACTTTAAGGCTGAAGAAGGGTTTGAACACCAAATGGGAATTGTTGCTAGCGGGCTTCTTAAGGCAGATGCCTACTTTTGCGCCAACTATAAGCAAGGAACAATGGTATTGATCATAAAAAGTGATCTAATTCCAAAAATAAATGAACATCAACTGGATAAAATATTGACAACTTTCCCGCAAGTGATTGATGGAATTGACTTAAATCATAAAGAAAGTTTTAAAAACTATTTGATTGATCGAAACCTTGAACTGAATTTGCAATCAAAAAATAAAATTGAGGGAACAAAAAATAATAGAACCATCGTTGCTGAGTTTGATAATTTGGATAGGTTGGTATCTCTTAATGGAACTATATAG
- the ggt gene encoding gamma-glutamyltransferase, producing MKKLVTYVWIIVLFTLCKNANQKEKTVGLVSSKAMVVSAREEASKIGVSILKKGGNAFDAMVATELALAVAYPYAGNIGGGGFMVYRKSNGEIGALDYREKAPLAATKNMFLNKEGNIIKNKSTLGAMAVGIPGTIAGVFAAHKRFGSLPISIILKPVIELAKQGVIVTKKQEERIKKYQPYFLKANKKPILFDTVWKKNDTIKYMALANTLQRISTNGRDEFYKGETAKRLVKFMRENGGIMTAEDLAKYKAKWRTPITFNYDDLRVISMSPPSSGGICLAQIMNAIEPFDLNTFGHNSTKTIQIITEAERRAYADRSHFLGDPDFVKIPIDTLISKAYTKHRMDNFSFAKPTPSKNVSHGTVEMIESNETTHYSIVDKFGNAVSVTTTINGAYGSKLYCTDLGFFLNNEMDDFSSKPGVPNMFGLVGAKANEIAPEKRMLSSMTPTIVEKNGKLWMVVGTPGGSTIITSVLQTILNVHEFNMGMQEAINQPRFHHQWLPDEIMMEPHGFDTNVKQELQKIGYLLNEENAPVIGKVEGILVLPDGKLEGGADPRGDDKAAGY from the coding sequence ATGAAGAAGCTAGTAACTTATGTATGGATTATTGTTTTATTTACTCTTTGTAAAAACGCTAATCAAAAAGAAAAAACAGTTGGGCTCGTAAGCTCAAAAGCAATGGTTGTTTCTGCTAGAGAAGAGGCTTCTAAAATAGGTGTTAGCATTCTTAAAAAGGGAGGAAACGCTTTTGATGCAATGGTTGCTACTGAACTTGCCTTAGCTGTTGCTTATCCTTATGCTGGAAATATTGGCGGCGGTGGATTTATGGTATATCGAAAAAGCAACGGAGAAATAGGTGCCTTAGATTATAGAGAAAAAGCACCTCTTGCTGCTACTAAAAATATGTTTCTAAATAAAGAGGGAAACATCATCAAAAACAAAAGTACTCTTGGTGCTATGGCAGTAGGTATTCCAGGAACAATAGCAGGTGTTTTTGCTGCGCATAAAAGGTTTGGAAGCTTACCGATATCTATTATTTTAAAGCCTGTTATTGAACTAGCTAAACAAGGTGTTATTGTTACCAAAAAACAAGAAGAACGCATCAAAAAATACCAACCTTACTTTTTAAAAGCTAATAAAAAACCTATTCTTTTTGATACTGTTTGGAAAAAAAACGATACCATAAAATATATGGCACTGGCAAATACTTTACAGCGTATTTCAACCAATGGCCGTGATGAATTTTACAAAGGAGAAACTGCTAAAAGACTCGTAAAATTTATGCGAGAGAACGGAGGAATTATGACGGCGGAAGACCTTGCCAAATATAAAGCTAAATGGCGAACTCCTATTACTTTTAATTATGATGACTTACGTGTTATTTCAATGTCTCCGCCTTCAAGTGGAGGAATTTGCCTTGCTCAAATTATGAATGCTATTGAACCTTTTGATTTGAATACTTTCGGGCATAATAGTACAAAAACAATTCAAATCATTACAGAAGCTGAAAGACGTGCTTATGCAGATAGAAGTCACTTTTTAGGAGACCCTGATTTCGTTAAAATACCAATAGACACCTTAATTAGCAAAGCATATACCAAACATAGAATGGATAACTTCTCTTTTGCCAAGCCAACTCCCTCTAAAAATGTTTCACATGGCACCGTTGAAATGATAGAAAGTAACGAAACAACTCATTACTCTATTGTTGATAAATTTGGCAATGCGGTTTCTGTAACAACTACTATTAATGGTGCTTACGGCTCTAAATTATATTGCACTGATTTAGGTTTTTTCTTAAATAATGAAATGGACGATTTTAGTAGCAAGCCTGGTGTACCCAATATGTTTGGTTTAGTTGGTGCTAAAGCTAATGAAATTGCTCCTGAAAAACGTATGCTAAGTTCTATGACCCCAACCATCGTTGAAAAGAATGGAAAACTATGGATGGTTGTTGGAACCCCAGGAGGCTCTACTATTATTACCTCTGTTTTACAAACCATATTAAATGTACACGAATTTAATATGGGAATGCAAGAAGCCATCAACCAACCTCGTTTCCACCATCAATGGCTTCCTGATGAAATTATGATGGAACCTCACGGATTTGACACTAACGTAAAACAGGAATTACAAAAAATAGGATATCTTTTAAATGAAGAAAACGCTCCTGTCATAGGAAAAGTAGAGGGAATTTTAGTGCTTCCTGATGGAAAGTTAGAAGGAGGAGCTGACCCTAGAGGTGATGATAAAGCTGCTGGTTATTAA